A region from the Geovibrio ferrireducens genome encodes:
- a CDS encoding gluconate 2-dehydrogenase subunit 3 family protein, producing the protein MSKKADMTRRNFLKATGVAAGVAALSGSILSVTTAETHAAEMKHSAQLPSENTRISPKGKMFFTNELEFATLSEASERIFPKDDNGPGAKELGVPFFIDNQLAGAYGYNTREYMSGPFFKGAPTQGYQTPLLKRDIFSKGLGALNSYSQMTFQKNFPELKDADKDVILKMCESGAIPTDGFNSAYFFSLLRGAVLAGVYADPIYGGNSNMNGWRMKQYPGAQMSYFDIIKSRNFEKIEPVSLADMY; encoded by the coding sequence ATGTCAAAAAAGGCTGACATGACACGCAGAAATTTTTTGAAGGCAACGGGCGTTGCAGCAGGCGTTGCGGCTCTGAGCGGGAGCATACTGAGTGTTACAACTGCTGAAACCCATGCTGCTGAAATGAAGCATTCGGCTCAACTACCCTCCGAAAACACAAGAATTTCGCCGAAGGGCAAGATGTTTTTCACAAATGAACTGGAATTTGCCACTCTGTCCGAAGCTTCCGAAAGGATTTTTCCAAAAGATGATAACGGACCCGGAGCCAAGGAACTGGGCGTTCCGTTTTTCATTGATAACCAACTTGCAGGAGCCTACGGATACAATACCAGGGAATACATGTCGGGACCCTTCTTTAAAGGGGCTCCAACACAGGGATACCAGACACCTCTTCTTAAACGTGATATTTTTTCCAAGGGGCTGGGTGCTCTTAACAGCTATTCGCAGATGACGTTCCAAAAGAATTTCCCCGAACTTAAGGATGCTGACAAGGACGTGATTCTCAAAATGTGCGAATCCGGCGCTATTCCTACGGATGGCTTTAATTCAGCGTACTTTTTTTCTCTCCTGCGCGGGGCAGTGCTGGCTGGCGTGTATGCCGATCCTATCTACGGCGGTAACAGCAATATGAACGGATGGCGAATGAAGCAGTATCCGGGAGCTCAGATGAGTTATTTTGACATCATAAAAAGCAGGAATTTTGAGAAGATTGAACCCGTTTCCCTTGCGGATATGTATTAA
- a CDS encoding GMC family oxidoreductase codes for MATELKKVNVVTVGVGFTGGIVASECAKAGLSVVGLERGGYRTVEDFMEIHDEWRYAVNYGLMQDLSKETITFRNDRNMKALPMRKLGSFLLGDGLGGSGVHWNGMNFRFFPYDFKIKTMTKERYGSKLSGDYLIQDWGLSYEQLEPYYTKFENIIGVSGESVSPFDGKRSSPYPLPPLVKTSVMEIFENGAKKSGCHPYVLPAGIASQTYTNPDGAELDPCEYCGHCERFGCEYNAKASPINTVIPVAQKTGNFELRCNANVVEVLKKGNMVTGVRYINTLTLEEFIQPADVVVLGSYVMNNAKLLMVSGIGEMYDPMTGKGTLGKNYCYQITPGATGFFDEQMNLFAGAGALAIGVDDFNGDNFDHSELNFIHGGLISMLQSGKRPIETNAVPAGTPSWGAAFKKASISSFTRSLGVGAQGASIPHRENYLSLDDTYKDAYGLPLLRMTYNFTEQDRAMFDFLTGKIDMIVKNMGAKSVGLKSNSKDYNIVPYQTTHNTGGTIMGSDSKESVVNTYLQHWDAENLFVVGAGNFPHNGGCNPTGTVGALAYRCADGVLKYSKKSGSLV; via the coding sequence ATGGCAACAGAACTTAAAAAAGTGAATGTGGTTACTGTCGGCGTCGGCTTTACAGGCGGCATAGTCGCTTCCGAATGCGCTAAAGCGGGCTTAAGCGTTGTCGGGCTTGAAAGGGGCGGCTACAGGACGGTTGAAGACTTCATGGAAATACATGACGAATGGCGTTATGCGGTTAATTACGGCTTGATGCAGGATCTCTCAAAAGAAACAATAACCTTCAGAAATGATCGTAATATGAAAGCTCTGCCAATGAGAAAACTTGGCTCCTTCCTTCTGGGCGATGGTCTTGGCGGCTCCGGTGTGCATTGGAATGGGATGAATTTCAGGTTTTTTCCGTATGACTTCAAAATCAAAACCATGACGAAGGAACGCTACGGCAGCAAACTGTCCGGAGACTATCTTATTCAGGACTGGGGGCTGAGCTATGAGCAGCTTGAACCGTATTACACTAAATTTGAGAACATCATAGGTGTTTCAGGCGAATCAGTCAGTCCCTTTGACGGAAAAAGATCCTCACCCTATCCGCTGCCGCCTCTTGTGAAGACTTCTGTCATGGAGATCTTTGAAAACGGCGCAAAAAAATCCGGCTGTCACCCTTATGTGCTTCCGGCGGGTATAGCCTCGCAGACTTATACAAACCCTGACGGTGCTGAGCTTGACCCCTGCGAATACTGCGGTCACTGTGAAAGGTTCGGCTGCGAGTACAACGCCAAGGCAAGCCCCATAAACACAGTGATCCCCGTTGCCCAGAAGACAGGTAATTTTGAGCTGCGCTGCAACGCTAATGTTGTGGAAGTGCTGAAAAAAGGGAACATGGTCACAGGTGTGCGATACATTAATACTCTTACTCTGGAAGAATTTATACAGCCTGCGGATGTGGTTGTTCTCGGCAGCTATGTAATGAACAACGCCAAGCTTCTCATGGTTTCCGGAATCGGTGAAATGTATGATCCCATGACGGGCAAAGGCACTCTCGGCAAAAACTATTGTTACCAAATTACTCCGGGTGCAACCGGATTTTTTGATGAACAGATGAATCTGTTCGCCGGAGCAGGGGCACTGGCCATAGGTGTGGATGATTTCAACGGAGACAACTTCGATCACTCAGAGCTTAATTTCATTCACGGGGGGCTCATATCGATGCTCCAGAGCGGTAAGCGTCCCATAGAAACAAATGCTGTCCCTGCCGGCACTCCTTCATGGGGCGCAGCGTTCAAAAAAGCTTCTATCAGCAGTTTTACACGCTCACTGGGTGTGGGCGCTCAGGGTGCTTCAATACCCCATAGGGAAAATTATCTTTCACTTGATGATACTTATAAGGATGCTTACGGCCTGCCGCTGCTCAGGATGACATACAACTTCACAGAGCAGGACAGGGCTATGTTTGATTTCCTTACAGGGAAGATTGATATGATAGTGAAAAATATGGGCGCCAAATCAGTCGGTCTGAAGTCCAACAGCAAGGATTACAACATTGTGCCCTACCAGACTACTCACAACACAGGCGGCACAATCATGGGCAGTGACTCCAAGGAAAGCGTAGTGAACACATATCTCCAGCATTGGGATGCTGAAAATCTGTTTGTCGTGGGCGCGGGTAACTTCCCTCACAACGGCGGCTGCAACCCGACGGGAACAGTTGGCGCACTCGCCTACAGATGCGCCGACGGTGTGCTTAAGTATTCCAAAAAGAGCGGTTCGCTGGTTTAA
- the phnD gene encoding phosphate/phosphite/phosphonate ABC transporter substrate-binding protein: MKNFMTKIVMFAALLLMSFSAAVADDCPRGQLDKKFCDRNGDMVADAPADKKEWVDPSVIIFSYTPVEDPEVYRGVWDDFLKHMEKVTGKKVQFFPVQSNAAQLEAMRSGRLHVAGFNTGSNPIAVNCAGFVPFAMMASAEGAFGYEMEIITHTDSSIKKVEDLKGRTLAFTSPTSNSGFKAPSALLKSEFGLEADKDFKTAFSGKHDNSVLGVYNKDYEAAAIANEVMKRMIERKVIDGSKIRTIYQSQTFPTTGYGHVYNLKPELAEKIKKAFLSYDWTNTPLKAEFKSEDRFIPITYKKEWEVVRKIDAAMGVTYDCK; the protein is encoded by the coding sequence ATGAAAAATTTTATGACAAAAATAGTGATGTTTGCTGCTCTGCTGCTTATGTCTTTCTCTGCTGCTGTGGCAGATGACTGCCCCAGAGGGCAGCTGGACAAGAAGTTCTGTGATCGTAATGGTGATATGGTGGCTGATGCTCCGGCAGATAAAAAGGAATGGGTTGATCCTTCCGTAATCATTTTCAGCTATACACCCGTTGAGGATCCTGAGGTTTACAGGGGTGTGTGGGACGATTTTCTTAAACACATGGAAAAAGTTACAGGTAAAAAAGTACAGTTTTTTCCTGTTCAGTCAAACGCAGCTCAGCTTGAGGCTATGCGCTCAGGCAGACTCCATGTTGCAGGCTTCAACACAGGCTCCAACCCCATAGCTGTAAACTGCGCAGGATTTGTTCCTTTTGCAATGATGGCCTCAGCGGAAGGTGCTTTCGGCTATGAGATGGAGATAATCACACATACTGATTCAAGCATCAAAAAAGTTGAAGACCTGAAAGGCAGAACCCTGGCATTTACCTCACCCACTTCAAACTCCGGTTTTAAGGCTCCTTCCGCACTCCTTAAGAGCGAGTTCGGGCTTGAGGCGGACAAAGACTTCAAAACTGCATTCAGCGGCAAGCATGATAACTCTGTTCTCGGAGTTTATAACAAAGACTATGAAGCGGCGGCAATAGCGAACGAAGTCATGAAGCGGATGATAGAGCGCAAGGTTATTGACGGCAGCAAAATACGCACCATATATCAGTCTCAGACTTTCCCCACTACAGGCTACGGACACGTTTACAATCTTAAACCTGAGCTTGCAGAGAAAATCAAAAAGGCTTTTCTCTCCTATGACTGGACAAATACACCCCTGAAAGCTGAGTTCAAATCAGAAGACAGATTCATACCCATAACCTACAAAAAGGAATGGGAAGTTGTCAGAAAAATAGACGCAGCAATGGGCGTAACATACGACTGCAAATAA
- the phnC gene encoding phosphonate ABC transporter ATP-binding protein, whose product MLKLENLIKKYGTGDLALNGVNLELGRGEIIALIGPSGAGKSTLIRCVNRLVEPTSGRILVGGGDIASLRGASLRRARRKIGMIFQEYALVERLTVMENVLSGRLGYIGFWKSWFRKFSAEDVSKALNLLERVGLSEHFDKRADALSGGQRQRVGIARALLQEPDLLLVDEPTASLDPKTARQIMRLIKELCRERELLAVINLHDVGLAKMFADRIIGLRKGSIVFDGKPEMLTDGILTEIYGEEDWSGGADRNKAPGPEHQNSCGSMEYALAND is encoded by the coding sequence ATGCTTAAACTCGAAAACCTTATAAAAAAATACGGAACAGGCGATCTGGCCTTGAACGGAGTTAATCTGGAGCTTGGGCGCGGAGAGATAATAGCGCTCATTGGCCCTTCGGGAGCCGGGAAAAGCACTCTGATACGCTGTGTCAACCGCCTTGTGGAGCCTACATCCGGCCGGATACTTGTTGGCGGCGGTGATATAGCCTCACTCAGGGGAGCCTCCCTGCGCAGGGCAAGACGGAAGATAGGCATGATATTTCAGGAGTACGCCCTTGTGGAACGTCTGACTGTTATGGAGAATGTGCTTTCCGGCAGGCTGGGCTATATCGGTTTCTGGAAAAGCTGGTTCAGAAAGTTTTCTGCCGAGGATGTTTCAAAGGCTCTCAACCTGCTGGAGCGTGTGGGGCTTTCGGAACATTTTGACAAAAGGGCTGATGCTCTCTCCGGCGGACAGCGCCAGAGGGTGGGTATTGCCCGTGCGCTTCTTCAGGAGCCTGATCTTCTCCTTGTGGATGAACCGACGGCAAGCCTCGACCCCAAGACAGCAAGGCAGATAATGCGCCTTATCAAAGAGCTCTGCCGTGAGAGAGAACTGCTTGCGGTGATCAACCTCCATGATGTGGGGCTTGCGAAAATGTTTGCAGACAGAATAATAGGCCTCCGCAAGGGGAGTATAGTGTTTGACGGCAAGCCTGAAATGCTCACGGACGGTATATTGACTGAGATATACGGCGAAGAGGACTGGAGCGGAGGAGCAGACAGGAACAAGGCTCCGGGGCCTGAACATCAGAATTCATGCGGAAGCATGGAATATGCTCTGGCGAATGATTAG
- the phnE gene encoding phosphonate ABC transporter, permease protein PhnE, which produces MPLIHASDGVNWKKKHLIANPYIRIGLAFTAVVYLALALSSVEVNWVRVQEGLGRGAAFVGSFLHPDFTSRWNEIFEGILESLTMTIVSTALGILLSIPVGIGAAGNIAPFPVYFLCRSIIAVSRTFPEVIIAIFFVAMFGFGALAGMLTLTFATIGFMAKLLAEDIEDIDPVQTEAIRSTGAGFFQMLTWSVQPQVMPRLIGLSVYRLDINFRESAVIGIVGAGGIGATLNTSIDRYEYDTTAAILIVIIVIVMCAEYVSGIIRKRLQ; this is translated from the coding sequence ATGCCGCTTATACATGCCTCAGACGGAGTAAACTGGAAGAAGAAGCACCTGATTGCAAATCCGTATATACGGATAGGGCTTGCTTTTACTGCTGTTGTATACCTCGCACTTGCCCTGTCCTCTGTTGAAGTGAACTGGGTGAGGGTTCAGGAAGGGCTCGGCAGAGGGGCTGCGTTTGTTGGCTCCTTTCTGCACCCTGATTTTACTTCAAGATGGAACGAGATATTTGAAGGTATACTGGAAAGCCTCACTATGACAATTGTTTCCACAGCTTTAGGTATACTTCTTTCCATTCCGGTGGGTATAGGCGCTGCCGGGAATATAGCCCCTTTTCCGGTTTATTTCCTTTGCCGGAGCATAATAGCAGTCTCCAGAACATTCCCGGAAGTGATAATAGCGATATTCTTTGTGGCCATGTTCGGTTTCGGAGCACTGGCGGGGATGCTGACCCTGACTTTTGCCACCATAGGTTTCATGGCGAAACTTCTGGCAGAGGATATTGAAGATATAGACCCCGTTCAGACAGAGGCGATACGCTCAACAGGAGCAGGCTTTTTTCAGATGCTGACATGGAGTGTGCAGCCGCAGGTTATGCCGAGGCTCATCGGCCTGTCCGTTTACAGACTGGACATAAATTTCCGTGAATCTGCGGTAATAGGCATAGTGGGCGCGGGCGGCATAGGTGCAACCCTGAACACATCCATCGACAGATACGAGTATGACACAACTGCGGCCATACTTATTGTTATAATAGTAATTGTTATGTGCGCCGAATATGTTTCGGGAATAATAAGGAAGAGGCTCCAGTAA
- the phnE gene encoding phosphonate ABC transporter, permease protein PhnE, with translation MPLIKKNGAVFWTPKDSKKQLMVWFGWFIGLMLIFLSWRSISANTIWVFAADAPEQLRLMIMRMFPPKFEYLNKLWKPLWDTLNIATLGTLLGIVIAVPVAFLAASNTTPSRKLVRPFAMLILVSSRSVNSLIWALLLVTIVGPGIFAGIIAIALRSVGFVGKLLYEAIEEIDRTQVEAVTATGAAPSQVFSYGIVPQIMPAFAGISLYRWDINIRESTILGYVGAGGIGLNLSASLSILAWSQVSVILISVLGTVIASEWISARIRKMLI, from the coding sequence ATGCCGCTGATAAAAAAGAACGGGGCAGTTTTCTGGACTCCTAAGGACTCAAAGAAACAGCTTATGGTGTGGTTTGGCTGGTTTATAGGTCTGATGCTGATCTTTTTAAGCTGGCGCAGCATATCCGCAAATACCATATGGGTTTTTGCTGCGGATGCTCCTGAGCAGTTACGGCTTATGATTATGAGGATGTTTCCGCCGAAGTTCGAATACCTGAACAAGCTCTGGAAACCTCTGTGGGATACGCTTAATATAGCCACTCTGGGTACTTTGCTCGGTATAGTTATAGCTGTGCCTGTGGCGTTTCTGGCAGCCTCAAACACAACTCCGAGCAGAAAGCTTGTCCGCCCGTTTGCAATGCTTATCCTTGTCTCAAGCAGGTCGGTAAATTCGCTTATCTGGGCTTTGCTGCTGGTAACTATAGTCGGTCCGGGGATATTTGCCGGTATAATCGCCATTGCTCTGCGCTCCGTTGGGTTTGTCGGCAAGCTGCTTTATGAAGCCATTGAGGAGATAGACCGGACTCAGGTGGAGGCTGTCACAGCGACAGGCGCTGCGCCTTCACAAGTGTTTTCATACGGCATAGTGCCGCAGATAATGCCGGCATTCGCAGGAATAAGCCTTTACCGATGGGATATAAACATAAGGGAATCCACAATTCTGGGTTATGTCGGGGCAGGGGGGATAGGGCTTAACCTGAGCGCATCCTTAAGCATTCTGGCATGGTCTCAGGTGTCTGTGATTCTGATCTCGGTGCTGGGAACGGTTATTGCCAGTGAATGGATTTCCGCGAGGATAAGGAAGATGCTTATTTAG
- a CDS encoding chemotaxis protein CheB, translating to MKNEKLILVGIGASAGGLEALKLFIPNIEPNGRIAYVVVQHLSPSHKSMLTSLLSKDCKLEIAEIKDNTPLKPDLVYITPPNFNVRVKNGVLRLTRPQDFVGPKPSVDQFFISMSEDETISPCGVILSGTGSDGSTGIRAIKAAGGITIAQETESAKYDGMPHSAIETGNVDITLTPEKIAPEIAEIFLNSAIPEVTIPEQKESEDYFKTILTLIKRKKGTDFRDYKENTIKRRIQRRMAARKFIKVTDYIEFLKNNADEIEHLFFDILINVTAFFRDQEAFTELKNELSKYIGSERFQDSLRFWIVGCSTGEEVYSVTILIAEILGDKFPGADIQIFATDIDTAALNIARKGFYPESAIAEIDPALVKKYFIKHGSTYEVIKALREMVIFSRHDIASDPPFIRIDFISCRNLLIYFNSDLQKKVFHSFYYSLNPGGILMLGKSESTGNLDTHFETVDKKNKIYRLPMHRKKVSKPSFPKISVSRYHETVEAQSENDFDSYIRKSRLEEFFDAFAVTDIQMNIFYLHGKIAEYIQLPTGKPKMNLSTMICKMFRSDVRVMIQKIKNGASHAISPFRKSDGFFVRCNLRKMTDEGHDTGFILLYFENIPEKELPGVSYLDDSCDMRIMEIQMELANTKQDLQTVIEELETSNEELQSLNEELHSSNEELQSSNEELETTNEELQATNEELNIAYNELKALYEEREHREKLLIEKTTLLTESENMLKALNKNLEARVEKEVAQRLQSELFITKIFETAEVGICLTDSKGCFVKVNKAYMQIYGYAENELLGSPFTIVVPENFRETAMHMHNEFISGKLSEIPAEWAVVSKSGRTLKIISTASRVELGGKLYKITSVTDITNIKRIEEEQKQREYLLIQQSKLAAIGEMVASINHQWKQPLNSLYQIFQYIDNVLNTEKPDEAVKSIREVTGESRSIISFMDDTINTFKNFFKLKSSISSFSILEAVKQTLHILDAKISNNFVEVTFKYKTAESKAYTKVTNGSAKNLNKIADFYTTGSMNDFQQVVMNLISNAIDAVAEKKRQDKDFKAGRISISVINRREFFEIQVEDNGTGIPEEIKPKLFNPYFTTKKDEGTGIGLYICRLILENKFFGRISVGSKKQGAKFIVELTKF from the coding sequence ATGAAAAATGAAAAACTTATTCTTGTGGGGATAGGAGCAAGCGCCGGCGGGCTTGAGGCGCTTAAGCTTTTTATACCGAACATCGAGCCGAACGGAAGGATAGCCTATGTGGTTGTCCAGCACCTGAGCCCGTCACACAAAAGCATGCTCACCTCCCTTCTTTCAAAAGACTGCAAGCTGGAAATAGCAGAAATAAAAGACAACACCCCGCTTAAGCCCGACCTTGTTTACATCACACCGCCGAATTTCAATGTCAGAGTAAAAAACGGAGTGCTCCGCCTCACCCGTCCGCAGGATTTTGTTGGGCCGAAACCATCTGTCGATCAGTTTTTTATATCCATGTCGGAGGATGAGACCATATCCCCCTGCGGTGTCATTCTTTCCGGCACAGGCTCTGACGGCTCCACAGGCATACGCGCAATTAAGGCCGCAGGCGGCATCACCATAGCTCAGGAGACGGAATCCGCCAAATATGACGGCATGCCCCATTCCGCAATAGAAACAGGCAATGTGGATATAACCCTCACCCCTGAAAAAATTGCTCCGGAAATAGCTGAAATTTTTCTCAACAGCGCCATACCGGAGGTCACAATCCCTGAGCAGAAAGAATCGGAAGATTATTTCAAGACTATTCTGACCCTCATCAAGCGCAAAAAGGGCACTGATTTCAGGGATTACAAGGAAAACACCATCAAGCGCCGCATACAGCGGAGGATGGCCGCAAGAAAATTTATCAAAGTAACAGATTACATTGAGTTTCTGAAAAACAATGCAGATGAGATAGAGCACCTTTTCTTTGATATACTGATAAATGTCACAGCTTTTTTCAGGGATCAGGAAGCCTTTACGGAGCTTAAAAATGAGCTGTCAAAATACATCGGCTCAGAGAGGTTTCAGGATTCACTGAGGTTCTGGATAGTGGGATGCAGCACCGGGGAAGAGGTTTATTCCGTCACAATACTTATAGCGGAAATTCTGGGTGATAAGTTTCCCGGAGCGGATATACAGATATTCGCCACGGATATAGACACGGCAGCGCTCAATATAGCCCGCAAAGGGTTTTACCCGGAATCAGCCATTGCCGAAATTGATCCTGCGCTTGTAAAAAAATATTTCATCAAGCACGGAAGCACTTACGAAGTTATCAAAGCTCTGAGGGAGATGGTGATCTTCTCCCGTCATGACATCGCCTCTGATCCGCCTTTTATCCGGATTGACTTCATAAGCTGCCGTAATCTTCTTATCTATTTTAATTCAGACCTCCAGAAAAAGGTTTTTCACTCTTTCTACTATTCCCTTAATCCGGGCGGAATACTTATGCTCGGCAAATCTGAATCCACAGGGAATCTGGACACACATTTTGAAACGGTGGACAAAAAAAACAAAATCTACCGTCTGCCTATGCACAGAAAAAAAGTGTCAAAACCATCCTTTCCGAAAATTTCAGTGTCCAGATACCACGAAACAGTGGAAGCCCAGTCGGAAAATGATTTCGACTCATACATCAGAAAAAGCAGGCTGGAAGAATTTTTCGATGCTTTCGCAGTGACGGATATTCAGATGAACATCTTCTATCTGCACGGAAAAATTGCCGAATATATTCAGCTTCCCACCGGCAAGCCGAAAATGAACCTCAGCACTATGATATGCAAAATGTTCCGCTCCGATGTCCGTGTGATGATCCAGAAAATCAAAAACGGTGCATCGCACGCAATTTCACCGTTCAGAAAATCAGACGGGTTCTTCGTGCGCTGCAATCTGCGTAAAATGACAGATGAGGGGCACGACACAGGATTCATACTGCTTTACTTTGAAAACATACCGGAGAAGGAACTTCCGGGAGTGTCATACCTTGATGACAGCTGTGACATGCGCATCATGGAGATACAGATGGAACTCGCCAACACCAAGCAGGATCTCCAGACAGTTATAGAAGAGCTTGAAACATCCAACGAAGAGCTTCAGTCACTGAACGAGGAACTGCATTCCTCCAATGAGGAGCTTCAGTCATCCAACGAAGAGCTTGAAACCACCAATGAGGAACTTCAGGCAACCAACGAGGAGCTGAACATCGCCTACAATGAGCTGAAAGCCCTCTACGAGGAAAGGGAGCACAGGGAAAAACTGCTTATTGAAAAAACCACGCTCCTGACAGAATCAGAGAATATGCTGAAAGCCCTCAACAAAAACCTTGAGGCAAGGGTTGAGAAAGAGGTTGCGCAGAGGCTCCAGAGCGAGCTTTTCATCACCAAAATTTTTGAAACCGCCGAGGTGGGAATCTGCCTCACTGACAGCAAAGGCTGCTTTGTTAAGGTCAACAAGGCATACATGCAGATTTACGGTTATGCTGAAAATGAGCTTCTGGGAAGCCCCTTTACTATAGTTGTGCCCGAAAATTTCCGTGAAACCGCCATGCATATGCATAATGAATTCATCAGCGGCAAGCTGTCAGAAATCCCCGCCGAGTGGGCTGTTGTGAGCAAAAGCGGCAGAACCCTGAAAATAATCTCCACTGCAAGCAGGGTGGAGCTTGGCGGAAAGCTGTATAAAATAACCTCCGTGACGGACATTACAAATATCAAGCGTATTGAAGAGGAACAGAAGCAGCGCGAGTATCTGCTCATTCAGCAGAGCAAGCTGGCCGCAATCGGCGAAATGGTGGCCTCCATAAACCACCAGTGGAAACAGCCGTTAAACTCTCTGTACCAGATATTCCAGTACATTGACAATGTACTGAACACAGAAAAACCGGATGAGGCCGTGAAATCTATCCGCGAAGTCACCGGGGAAAGCAGAAGCATAATCTCCTTCATGGATGACACCATCAACACATTCAAGAATTTCTTCAAGCTCAAATCATCCATCTCAAGTTTCAGCATACTTGAGGCAGTGAAACAAACTCTCCATATTCTGGATGCGAAAATTTCCAATAACTTCGTGGAGGTGACCTTTAAATACAAAACAGCGGAATCCAAAGCATATACCAAGGTTACGAACGGAAGCGCTAAAAACCTTAATAAGATAGCCGATTTCTACACCACAGGCTCCATGAACGACTTTCAGCAGGTGGTGATGAACCTGATCAGCAACGCCATTGATGCAGTGGCGGAAAAGAAACGGCAGGACAAGGACTTCAAAGCGGGAAGGATAAGCATCAGCGTCATAAACCGCCGGGAGTTTTTCGAGATTCAGGTTGAAGACAACGGGACGGGAATACCTGAGGAGATAAAGCCGAAGCTCTTTAACCCCTACTTCACCACCAAAAAGGACGAAGGCACAGGAATAGGTCTTTATATATGCAGGCTGATACTGGAAAACAAATTTTTCGGCAGAATATCCGTAGGCAGTAAAAAGCAGGGGGCAAAATTTATTGTGGAACTCACTAAATTCTAG
- a CDS encoding cytochrome-c peroxidase, translating to MRTKLLSMLVLMAALVVSGPAFAEKLQADANKLFKPIPYAPPALKDNPMTLDKVELGKMLFFEPRLSKSSLLSCNTCHNLSFGGDDYQETSIGHGWQKGPRNAPTVLNSVFNLAQFWDGRAADLKEQAKGPVQASVEMNSTPDRVVVVLKSMPEYVALFKKAFPGDKDPVSFDNMAKAIEAFEATLLTPDSRFDLYLKGDLNALSKDEKKGLELFISKGCADCHAGVNMGGEDYYTFGVVEKPDAKIVSGDKGRFTVTNTAADEYVFKSPSLRNIEYTAPYFHSGKVWGLQEAVAVMSSAQLGISLTDSDTKFITAFLKTLTGVQPKVAYPVLPPSTDATPKPEWK from the coding sequence ATGAGAACAAAACTATTGTCAATGCTTGTGTTAATGGCGGCACTCGTGGTATCAGGTCCTGCATTCGCTGAAAAACTTCAGGCTGATGCCAACAAACTTTTTAAACCTATTCCCTACGCACCCCCTGCGCTTAAAGACAATCCCATGACTCTGGACAAGGTGGAACTGGGCAAAATGCTTTTCTTCGAGCCCAGACTTTCAAAAAGCAGCCTTCTGAGCTGTAACACCTGTCATAACCTCAGCTTCGGCGGTGACGACTATCAGGAAACTTCCATCGGTCACGGCTGGCAGAAAGGCCCCAGAAATGCACCCACAGTTCTTAACTCTGTTTTCAACCTCGCACAGTTCTGGGACGGCAGAGCGGCTGACCTTAAAGAGCAGGCTAAAGGCCCCGTTCAGGCTTCTGTTGAAATGAACAGCACACCCGACAGAGTTGTGGTTGTTCTGAAAAGCATGCCCGAATATGTTGCCCTGTTCAAAAAAGCATTCCCCGGCGATAAAGACCCCGTCAGCTTCGACAACATGGCAAAAGCAATAGAAGCTTTCGAAGCTACGCTCCTTACCCCTGATTCCAGATTTGACCTTTACCTGAAAGGCGATCTTAACGCCCTCAGCAAAGACGAGAAGAAAGGGCTTGAACTTTTTATAAGCAAAGGCTGCGCTGACTGCCACGCCGGTGTTAACATGGGCGGCGAGGACTACTACACATTCGGCGTTGTTGAAAAACCCGATGCAAAAATAGTTTCCGGCGACAAAGGCAGATTTACAGTAACAAACACTGCGGCTGATGAATATGTTTTCAAATCACCCAGCCTCAGAAACATAGAATACACTGCACCCTACTTCCACTCCGGCAAGGTATGGGGACTTCAGGAAGCAGTGGCCGTAATGAGCTCGGCTCAGCTCGGCATATCACTTACGGATTCCGATACTAAGTTTATAACGGCTTTCCTTAAAACCCTTACAGGTGTTCAGCCCAAAGTGGCGTACCCCGTGCTTCCTCCTTCAACGGATGCCACCCCGAAACCTGAATGGAAATAA